The following coding sequences lie in one Polyodon spathula isolate WHYD16114869_AA chromosome 15, ASM1765450v1, whole genome shotgun sequence genomic window:
- the LOC121328031 gene encoding uncharacterized protein LOC121328031 has translation MAGDCAYNKHHTKEATSFSNKHLLDCKREAGGDAAIDSVGEKSLTSPFYEVIDGILYRRKLEKGYINYREVLDADRRLGAIATFHQKRNGALHHTLEDTYRFVAENYWWEGMFFPIRDYVLGCKECTARRMGMHVYEETITKTLVSHGTDVLKNLNSQRDEGLFCDITLIVDGATYSAHKAVLAAVSEYFKEMFTEMDSTSNHKSAVDLTGFSPDSFLPLLEFSYTSTLSFKLENLTEICAMARHFRMWSVVELCKGIQKEQVDSKDYPGIQHLGSKHSIYTQSPTSVEISGIKSIIKSQQDTPPSLGKEKTYNSETPNNQDYIENSRCHFMESNFKDFAKSKARVLENSVKCTLETSEELSTGKLTRHYSALQRDGLLDKQTFSTPMKRLKLLDFKSPSKKRKSSPKNLCTKISPSRQNPNWAMTSPTKDKKEISLQGITTTPIQANYKKQLSFSLPDECTKERLEICTETFKSPVKTEPVEEEVQSPNTVEKYKLLRVLGLQRKSLIVCGEELTGWRQKKRLRKLKACSYSLTTRRKRSMGNLNSREHSDDKQSLPEGKINQGIIKAEKTESEISPVQRHKVMLRRRGYGWTTRSKVASVKLRVAAEQKTLQAIHDPTEKTTVGCNRGRSSRLESRQLPSVRPENVQISKHIKKEMPAKQSVFTANNVRSRRLGLLHTNKPSFLSVQVDNPLAEERSVEDLSKGSTNKNIRLLRSIRQTVKINDKYVCVGKKAALVGARQKLNSQPFQKAPSKSSFFCNKEVGKTVKQTKSGNADARNQRFRPSTCKVQLSSGLGKRKRKPSQKLLDAGFLFNLHRPKSTKEVAGSSSTKKDSKKHELCLTTTTSVSKLSSKKIRGSGPQTSEILGRTRGAIKNAEAVLVLGRKLLKVKGNRPLVKRKESYWSAEGRSGKCDIDRTTSRKRANVQLLADLGSTFDCTDGLPKIVDMKTRLPKFAEVIKRTRVKRLKARVSTNSSCSSIAVSSHTCSECKDSFKNCDSLIMHKIRHIEGKHWPCPLCQKTFFRQKNVQNHIRTHDQMLYRCKHCMK, from the exons ATGGCCGGCGACTGCGCATACAACAAACACCACACTAAAGAGGCGACTTCTTTTAGTAACAAACATTTGTTGGACTGCAAGCGGGAAGCTGGAGGAGATGCTGCTATCGATTCCGTGGGGGAAAAATCGCTCACCTCCCCTTTCTATGAGGTTATAGACGGAATACTGTATCGCAGAAAGTTGGAGAAAGGATACATCAATTACAGAGAGGTGCTGGATGCAGATAGGAGACTCGGTGCTATTGCTACTTTTCATCAGAAGAGAAATGGAGCGCTGCACCACACCTTGGAGGACACCTACAGATTTGTGGCGGAAAACTATTGGTGGGAAG gaATGTTTTTTCCCATTCGGGATTATGTCCTAGGATGTAAGGAATGCACAGCAAGGAGGATGGGGATGCAT GTGTATGAAGAAACTATTACCAAAACATTAGTTTCCCACGGGACAGACGTTCTTAAAAACTTGAACAGTCAGCGTGATGAAGGTCTATTCTGTGACATAACCTTGATTGTGGATGGAGCCACATACTCTGCACATAAGGCCGTGCTTGCAGCTGTCAGTGAATACTTCAAGGAAATGTTTACAGAAATGGATTCCACATCCAATCACAAGTCTGCAGTTGATCTAACTg GTTTCAGCCCGGACAGTTTTCTGCCTTTGCTGGAGTTTTCATATACCTCCACTCTGTCTTTCAAGCTGGAGAACCTTACAGAGATCTGTGCTATGGCCAGGCACTTCAGGATGTGGTCGGTAGTTGAATTGTGCAAAGGCATTCAGAAAGAGCAAGTAGACAGTAAGGACTATCCAGGGATACAGCACTTGGGGAGCAAACACTCCATCTACACTCAATCTCCTACTTCTGTGGAAATCTCTGGCATCAAGTCTATAATTAAGAGCCAACAAGACACCCCACCTTCTCTCGGAAAAGAGAAGACGTACAATAGTGAAACTCCAAATAATCAGGATTATATCGAAAATTCCAGATGCCACTTTATGGAATCAAACTTTAAGGATTTTGCAAAGAGCAAAGCACGCGTTTTGGAGAATAGCGTTAAATGCACATTGGAAACATCGGAAGAACTGAGTACAGGCAAGTTAACCAGGCATTACTCAGCACTGCAGAGGGATGGATTACTGGATAAGCAAACCTTCAGCACGCCCATGAAACGGCTGAAGTTGTTGGATTTCAAGTCTCCatctaaaaaaagaaagtccTCTCCCAAGAACCTTTGTACAAAAATATCTCCTAGCCGTCAGAATCCAAACTGGGCCATGACTTCTCCaacaaaagacaaaaaggagATTTCTTTACAGGGCATCACAACCACTCCTATCCAAGCAAACTACAAGAAGCAGTTAAGTTTTTCTCTTCCAGACGAGTGCACCAAGGAAAGGCTGGAAATCTGTACAGAAACATTCAAATCTCCAGTTAAGACAGAGCCTGTGGAAGAGGAAGTGCAGTCTCCCAATACAGTAGAAAAATACAAGCTGCTGCGTGTGTTGGGTCTGCAGCGCAAATCCTTGATTGTCTGTGGGGAGGAGTTGACAGGATGGAGGCAAAAGAAGCGTCTCAGGAAGCTTAAAGCCTGCAGCTATTCCCTGACCACCAGGCGAAAAAGGAGCATGGGTAACCTTAACTCAAGAGAACACAGTGATGACAAACAGAGCCTTCCTGAGGGAAAGATTAACCAGGGAATAATTAAAGCTGAAAAGACAGAATCTGAAATAAGCCCTGTACAAAGGCATAAGGTTATGTTAAGGCGGCGAGGCTATGGTTGGACTACAAGAAGCAAAGTTGCGTCAGTTAAATTGAGGGTAGCTGCTGAACAAAAAACCCTGCAAGCCATTCATGATCCAACGGAGAAAACAACTGTAGGATGCAATCGAGGCAGGAGCTCCAGACTAGAAAGTAGACAGCTTCCAAGCGTTCGACCTGAAAACGTTCAGATTAGcaagcacattaaaaaagaaatgccgGCTAAGCAGAGTGTCTTTACGGCTAACAATGTCAGAAGTAGACGCTTAGGTCTTCTACATACAAACAAGCCATCGTTTTTATCTGTTCAGGTAGACAATCCACTTGCCGAAGAACGTTCTGTGGAGGATCTTTCCAAGGGaagcacaaataaaaacataaggttATTGAGGAGCATCAGACAGACAGTAAAGATTAATGACAAGTATGTGTGTGTTGGGAAGAAAGCTGCCCTGGTAGGGGCGAGACAGAAGTTGAATAGTCAACCATTTCAGAAAGCTCCATCAAAGAGttcttttttttgcaacaaaGAAGTGGGAAAAACTGTGAAGCAAACAAAATCTGGGAATGCAGATGCCAGGAACCAAAGATTTAGACCAAGCACTTGTAAAGTTCAGCTTTCTTCAGGGCTGGGTAAACGAAAGAGAAAGCCCAGTCAAAAACTATTGGATGCTGGATTTTTGTTTAACTTACACAGGCCAAAAAGCACAAAAGAGGTGgctggcagcagcagcacaaaGAAGGACAGTAAAAAACATGAACTCTgtctaacaacaacaacctctGTCTCGAAACTAAGTTCCAAAAAGATAAGGGGCAGTGGGCCTCAGACTTCAGAAATTTTGGGTAGAACTCGCGGGGCGATTAAAAATGCGGAGGCTGTACTGGTACTTGGGAGGAAGCTGCTGAAGGTTAAAGGCAACAGGCCTTTAGTTAAGAGAAAAGAGTCCTATTGGTCTGCTGAGGGTAGAAGTGGAAAGTGCGACATTGACCGTACTACTTCAAGAAAGAGGGCTAACGTACAATTACTGGCTGACCTTGGATCTACATTTGACTGCACTGATGGACTGCCAAAG atcgTAGACATGAAGACCAGACTGCCCAAGTTTGCTGAAGTGATTAAAAGAACTCGTGTAAAACGGCTAAAAGCTCGAGTTTCAACAAACAGCAGCTGTAGCAGCATAGCGGTGTCTTCACATACCTGCTCTGAATGCAAAGATTCTTTCAAAAACTGTGACTCTCTTATCATGCACAAAATAAGACACATAGAAGGAAAACACTGGCCTTGTCCG ttgtgtCAAAAAACTTTCTTCAGGCAGAAAAATGTGCAGAACCATATTCGTACTCACGATCAGATGCTCTACAGATGCAAGCATTGTATGAAATAG